Sequence from the Triticum dicoccoides isolate Atlit2015 ecotype Zavitan unplaced genomic scaffold, WEW_v2.0 scaffold68959, whole genome shotgun sequence genome:
GTGAGAGATCCCATAGCTTCAACATCGGCCTCAACTCCGTTCGCAACCTTAagctttcttgttcctcctcttatGGTTTGGATCGTATCGAATCCCTGCATAGAGTTAGCAACGTGAGTGGTTGCCCCTGAATCAATCCACCATGACTTTATTGAAAAATCAACATAAAGTGATTCATCTACAAAAGTAATTTCATCAATACCTCTTTTGTTCATCCATTTTAGAAAGCTTGGGCAGTCCCTTTGATAGTGTCCCTCTTCTTTGCAGAAGTTACAAGCATTTTCTCCAGCAGTGGAGCTGCTAGGAGCAGAAGAAGAACCACCGGCTTCTTTACCCTTGAATGCCTTAGGGTTGAATGGCTTAGTGCCTTCTTTCTTGACTTGCCTTTTCTGAGGCTTAGGGAAACCTTGTCCGTCATGCTTTCTCTTGTTAGAGCCAACATGAAAGACATGGTCTTTCTTCTGCCTCATGATCCTTT
This genomic interval carries:
- the LOC119347593 gene encoding uncharacterized protein LOC119347593 → MTARIVQEEERIMRQKKDHVFHVGSNKRKHDGQGFPKPQKRQVKKEGTKPFNPKAFKGKEAGGSSSAPSSSTAGENACNFCKEEGHYQRDCPSFLKWMNKRGIRYDPNHKRRNKKA